Proteins encoded in a region of the Nonomuraea helvata genome:
- a CDS encoding hemerythrin domain-containing protein: protein MCNYCGCREFPLIGRLSQEHWDIAECAGALRRAIHEDRHGDAAALLDELLNRLLPHTATEESGLFAELRAEGSLADEVERLCAEHADIHGVLGAIDRAAPDWHAVLKALDRLHQHIDHEEHGLFPAAVIMLPLPAWDRITPAGLP, encoded by the coding sequence ATGTGCAACTACTGCGGGTGCAGGGAGTTCCCGCTGATCGGCCGCCTGTCCCAGGAGCACTGGGACATCGCCGAGTGCGCGGGAGCCCTGCGCCGAGCCATCCACGAGGACCGGCATGGCGACGCAGCAGCCCTCCTGGATGAGCTACTCAACCGTCTGCTCCCGCACACCGCCACCGAGGAGAGCGGGCTGTTCGCCGAGCTACGCGCGGAAGGATCCCTGGCTGACGAGGTGGAGCGGCTCTGCGCCGAGCACGCCGACATCCATGGGGTACTGGGGGCGATCGACCGAGCTGCGCCCGACTGGCACGCCGTGCTCAAGGCCTTGGACAGGCTGCACCAGCACATCGATCACGAGGAACACGGCCTGTTCCCCGCGGCCGTCATCATGCTGCCGCTCCCCGCCTGGGACCGCATCACCCCTGCCGGGCTTCCTTGA